AGCAGGAGTCAAAACACGTCAACCTCTACCTGAACTTCTGGTACGAGTTCAAAGCGAGGCAGAGCTTGCAGGGTTGAAGAATTTAGAAGACTTGCTAAAAGAAGAACTCAATGTCAAATCAGTGACATACTTAGACGTAACAGCAGATTTTGTAGATTATATCGTGAAACCGAATTTGCCACTTTTGGGCAAGCGGCTTGGTCATTTGCTACCTGCGTTTAAGAAAGTGCTCGAAACCTTTGACAACCGCAAAATTGTCCATAACATCCGTGAAGGGAAGGAGACTGTTATTGAACTGGATGGAAAACTTTATCACTTTGAACCTGAAGCATTTCTCATTCAAGCTCAAAGTCCAGCCAATTATGTAGCGCTTGAAGAATATGGTTATTTAGCAGCAATCAACACTCAACTTACACCAGAATTAATTCAAGAAGGACTGATTCGAGATACCATCCGCCTGCTGCAAAATGCACGAAAACAGGCAAAGCTTGAAGTTTCCGCGAAAATTGACTTGGGGATCAAAACATCTGGAGTGGTTTTAGAGGCGCTGAAAGTACATCTTGAATTAGTTAAGAATGAAGTGCTTGCTAAAAACATTGACTTTGAAGAGCTTGAGAATGCTGACTATTGCGAGCAGGTAGATATTTTTGGTACACCATTAATTATCAGCTTAAAGCTAAGCAAAACTTCTTAACTAATCTGCGTCCAATCCTTACGATGCAAGAGGTTTTTTATGATGCAAGGAAAAACTTTGCGTGTTGCTCGCCCAACCGATAACCTTGAACTAGTACTGAAATTTTATACAGATGGTTTGGGATTAGAAATTCTATACTCCTTTAAAAACCATGATGAATTCGATGGTGTCATGCTTGGAATCCCAGGGGCAGCATATCACTTTGAGTTTACCCATCATCACGGACACTCTGTTGGTCGTGCTCCTACTGAAGATAATTTAATTGTTTTTTACTTTCAAGATCGACAAGAATGGCAGCAAGCGATTGAGAGAATGAAGATCAATGGATATGAACCTGTAAAATCCTATAACCCATACTGGGATAGGAACGGAGCGACATTTGAAGATCCTGATGGTTACCGCGTGGTTTTACAAAATGATTCTTGGGATCTGTAAAGCAGCTTTAGAAATTTCCAAGGAACTGGACTTTAAACTACTCCTATCCCGTTTGAAAATTACTTAATTAGATGAACCGCAAAGACGCAAAGATCACGAAGGAAGAAGAAAAAGAAGATAGGTAATCTTATACCGGAAAGGGAGTAGTACTTGACCGCGTTGATTTTGAGGAGTTGCCAGACCCCGACTTCTTATAAAAAGTCGGGGATCTAAACTAACTTCTCCCATCAGAATTAATGTGACCGCTCGCTACTAATCTAATGACTCATTAGTTTCTTCCTACTTTGGAAAGTTGTTTGCATCAATTAATTTGCTCCAGAGTATGCAAGTGTCACTGGTCACTGGTTATTTGCGTCAATTAATTTGCTCCAGAGTATGCGGTCTATATCTTTCTTAGCCACATAGCGATTATTTGGTCCGGCTTTCATATCTTCCCCCGCAGTAAATTCCTTGCGCTCGGAGTTCATTAAGTCAACATATTTAGTTCCATGTTCTAAAGGTGTGCCTGTTGGTAGCACGGTAATCTGTTTCATTTCGTCGCTGGAAAAACCTTTGAGTTGAATATACAACTCCTTTATCTCGTAGGCGTTGAGGGGAGATTCTCCAGTTGAAGCTCCCTGAATACCGAAATTTTTACCAGGCATTGGCTGGGATTTTAGGTCTTGCTGCCACTCATCTGGTTTTCGATCTGTTGGTTGTCCTTGTTTTTGAGTCTCAGCCATTAAACATTACTCCATCGACGTTCAGGACTACTCGGATCAGAATTTTTGTGGGTTGGACTCACGGTGGAGAAACTCAACAAATGCCTATAAATGTTGGGTTTCGTTCCTCAACCCTACCTACGTATTTTCTGTTGGTTGTCCTTGTTTTTGAGTCTCAGCCATTGAACATTACGCCATCGACTGTTAAGTTGAATACACAAATTGCGTTAATAGCCTAATGGCGGCTCAATTAGGGCTTGATCTGACTTGCCAGCATTCGCTCCAGGCTTGTCCACAATCTGCATTGTAGAGGCTTGGGGCCCCTCTTCACCCATAACCATAGAGAAACGAACACCCGTACCTATTTCTATACGGTCAAAGTCATCATTGAGAACACTGTTGCGATGGAAGTAAATTTCTTGACCATCTAAGGCTCTAATAAAGCCGTACCCATCCTCACGAAATAATTTGGTCACAAGTGCTGTTGTTTCCTCCGCATCTGTGTGAGTTTGAGATTTATCACTCTCTTGCTGCCGTTCGTTGAGTTTTTTCAACTGAGTGACAGCCGCTTTAAAAGCATCTCGAATTACCGCCTCTACAGGCGCGTATTGGTTGTCATCTGTGGGATTACTTTCTGCCACAAGTTCATGACCGGGTGGTACGGTCATATCGATTCGCACTCGGAAAGGAGAACCACTACGAGGGCGATCGTGAATCTTTTCAATTGCGATATGGCAGCTACTAATGTAACTGCAAACCTGCTCCAACTTGCCAACTTTTTCGTTGACTAAATTGTCAAGAGCATTTGTTTTATCGACATTGCGATAAGTAATCTCTGGTGCTACTTTCATATTTTAGTTATTATTTCTCATCTATTAGCCATTAGCCATTAGCAATTCTCTGTTTGCAGCCCGATCTAAGAGGTTACGAACTTCTTCATCCGTTGTTTGCGGAAAATCCTCGTACCACAAACCAACACTGTAGAAGGGGCTTGGAGTTAATCCACAGATTATTTCATCTACTTTGGCTGCAAACTCGTCGCGAGTTTCAAGGGCGGATACAGGTACAGCAATAACTGTTTTGGCAGGCTTGTATTTTTGCAATGCTACAACAGATGCACGCATTGTAGCACCTGTCGCTAAACCATCATCCACCAAGATCACAGTCTGTTCGTGCAGTTGTGGAAAAGGACGATCGCCTCGATAAAGGTGTTCGCGTCGCTCTAGTTCTTGCTGTTCTTTTTCTGTGACTTGGTCTATTTCTACTTCGGATATGTGTAGCGATCGCACAATATCTTCATTTAAGACCCGTACCCCACCAGAAGCGATTGCTCCCATTGCCAGTTCTCTTTGGTCTGGTACACCCAGTTTGCGTACTACAAAAATATCTAGGGGAGTGTTTAAGGTTTTGGCTATTTCAAAAGCGACAGGTACACCTCCACGCGGAATCCCTAACACCAAGGTATCTGGACGGTTAGCATAAGCGGCCAATTCTTTCGCCAAAAATTGACCTGCTTGTGTTCTGTCTTTAAATCGCATGGTGTTACGCTCCTTTGTCCGAATTAATGGGTCTTAGGTTTTCACTCGCATCTTACCTTGACAGCTAAATTCGTCGTGTTGCACTTGCCCTCCTATCGATCGTAAGCCACCACTTGCTAAGCGGTCAGTTTCTCTCATGCTTTGTTTATATTTTTAATGTTCTAGACCGATCTTAGAAATCTCACAATACTCTTTCCTCTGACTAACGGAAGGTTGTGCCTTTTTTATCAATATGCTAAACGAATGAATTAGTGGTTGACGATTAGGGATTAAGGACGTTAGAAAGATTTCCCGATCGCGAGTTCCAAGCTCCTGCTACCATTAAAAATATCATTATCAGCCGTTCGCGATCGCTTTCTCGTCAAAAAACGTCACAGGGTTTAAGCATGGTACTTCAAACCATTGTCGTTGGTGCAGGTTTAGCAGGGCTGAGTGCAGCCTATGAGTTGGTACGTGCTGGTCAGGAAGTTCAAGTTTTTGAAGCACGAGAGCGTCTGGGGGGTCGAGTCCACACAGTACAACTTAATGCCGGACAGTATGGTGATTTAGGTGCTGAGTTTGTCGATGATAACCATACTGCTTTAATAAATTATGCTACAGAGTTCGAGATCAAACTCGATCCAGCCTGCCAATTTCCCGATGACTTGTACTGGTATGTTGATGGAATGCTCAGAAATCGGGAGTCTTTTAGTGCAGAAAAACAAACTGCTTTAGAAAATTTATTTGAAAAGCTTCAACTTCTAATTGAAAAGCAACACGATCCACAGCAAACTCTTGATGAGTGGTTGGAGACAAACCAACAACCGCCCTTTGCCAAATGGATTGCTCGTTTATCGGCGCGATCGCTTTTTGCCACTGACCCAGAGTTGATTGGTGTTGGATTTTTTGCCTACTTTAACACGCTTGGTGGCAGTGGTAGCAATATGCGCCTTCGTGGGGGGAGTTCGCGCTTAGTTGATGCTTTAGCTAAAGTTTTGGGCGAGCGAGTGCATACAAGGACTCCCGTGCGTCGCATTCAACAGACAGAGAATAATCTCGTGAGTGTCAGTATTGAGACAGCAAACGGTTTAGTTGAGGCGAAAGCGAGTACTGTTATAGTAGCGATTCCTTGGAGTGTACTGCGTCATATCCCAATAGTTGCTCCATTTACAGACTCTCAGCAAGACGCCATTTTTCATTTGCCCTACGGTAGTTTGGTGAAGACACTCCTGCAATATCCGTATCGCTTTTGGTCTAAACCTAACTTTGGGATAACATTGCTGGATGCTGAATATCAAGTTGTGTGGGAACCTAGCTTTGCACAAATGGGGACAGAAAGAATTCTTTCCTGTTTCAGTGGAGGTAGTCGAAGTGTAGAGTTATCTGAAAACGCTGTTGACCGTGCGATCGCTACTGTACGTACTGTGTATCCTGAAGCACCTGAAATTGTGACATCTCGTTCCTATGATTGGAGTGCCGATGAATGGTCAAAAGGTGCTTACTGCTACTTTAGACCCGGTGATTTAGATCGCTTTAACCCACACCTGATGCAAAGAGCAGGTCACATTTTCTTTGCAGGAGAGCATACTGCTCCTGTAGAGTATCGCGGTTATATGGAGGGTGCTATCCGCAGCGGTCAACGTGCTGCTCAACAGGTTCTTGAATCTGTGAGATAACCCAGGGTCTTGGTAAAGCCAGATACCTAAACCCAGAAAATAAAGTTCAATTAACAAACTCAACCTCTGGCTTCCAAATGACAAATGACTAATAACAAATAACTAATCTAACTCTCGGCGTCCTTCCAAGGCTCTTGCCAAAGTTACCTCGTCAGCGTATTCCAAATCTCCACCCACAGGTAACCCAAAAGCAATTCGCGTAACTTTAGTAAATGGTTTTATGAGATGACCGATATACAATGTCGTTGTCTCACCTTCGACACTAGGACTGATAGCTAAAATGACCTCATGAGGTTTTTGCTGGCTCACCCGTCGCACTAAAGGTTGGATAGTCAACTGTTCCGGACCAATGCCATCGATTGGGGAAATGACTCCACCCAAAACATGATACTTACCTTTGTACTCACGGGTTTTTTCTAAGGCAATCACATCGCGAGAGTCAGCCACGACACAGATAGTGGTATTATCGCGGTTTGCGTTGCGACAGATTTCACAAACAGGTTCAGAAGATAGATGAAAGCAAACAGAACACAAGCCCACCTGCTTTTTTGCTTCTATGAGAGCATGTGCCAAAGCTTCAACTTCTGCCTCTGGTCTTTTTATGATATGCAATGCTAACCGTTGGGCAGTTTTTGGACCCACTCCGGGTAAGCGTTGCAATTGCTCAATTAATCGTGCTAGGGGGCGTGCGTAAACCGTAGTTTTATCTCCAATTTTTTACTATACTATAGCAATCCTATGTGATTTGTAAGAATTGAAAGGCTCAGATCCCCGACTTCTTTGAGAAGTCGGGGATCTAGTTGTAGTCATAGGCTTAATTAACCGGGAGGCCATGTCAACTGTCGTCCACCTAGGATATGTAAATGTAGGTGGTAAACGGTTTGACCGCCATCAGCATCCGTATTTATAACAACACGGTATCCATTAGTAAGCCCAGCTTCTTCAGCAACACGTTTAGCAGTTAATAATAGATGTCCTAGAAGGACAGCATCTTCAGAACCCGCATCAGATAATTTGGGTATTGGTTTTTTAGGAATGATGATAATATGAACGGGGGCTTGGGGGCTAATATCTTTGAAGGCAAGCGCCAATTCATCTTCATAAACTATATTGGCTGGAATTTCCCGCCTAATGATTTTGCTGAAAATTGTCTCTGTGGTTTCACTCATGGCAATTGACTAGTTCTTCTGCTAGAGATTTTATAATGTTCTCTCATCAATATTCCGTACTGCGAAGGAAACAGGTATGCCACTTGTTTTAACTAGCAGTATGGAAACCGAGTTTCAAGGTTTATTGCTTGAAGATTTACAAACCATTGCGCCGGAGGAATACGCGCAGAGAGTCAAACGTCCTGGTATCGTGGATTGTTGGGAATATGAAGAATACAAACAAGCGGTTGAGGAGACGGGTAAGAAGAAGTTGATTATGGCAGGGTTAACCAATGACGTTTGCATCGTATATCCAGCAATCAGTGCCGTTGAAGATGGGTACGAAGTTCAAGTTGTAGTTGACGCAGGTGGATCGCCGACGACGCTTGCCGATGAAACTGCTTTGCGGAGAATGTCGAGTCATGGTGTCACTCTCACTACAACAAATCAAGTTATGGCAGAGCTAGCAGTATCGTGGTCACATGATTTTGGGAAAACGATCCAGACAATTATGTACCAAGAAATTCTTTCAAAATTGATATGATATCGATTCTATAGCGATTTACCAGAAGAAAGGCAGAGGACTGATGGCAGATGGCAGAGGGGGTTGAAAGTAAAAAAGGTAACAATATAAATCCTCTGCACTCTGCCAAGTAGATTCAACAAATTCTGTTTCCATCCGATGTTTGGGTACTAATGGAGGTAATTTCAGGTACTTAAACGGTAAAACAGGAAATGGTTTTGTTAACTTGGTTACAGATGATAAGTTGTCAGGTACTAGATGGATTATGATTCCAAGAGGTAGTGGTTTCCAGTTTTTCTGTAATGGTGATGGTTCTGAGAATCTTACATGGTTAGATGGTATAACAGAACACTGCAAAGTGGGTCTAGCCAATAGTCGTGAACTTTCAGGGACTTTTTGGCACGTAGTGAGTCAATAAACTCTAGACATCTCCAAGAATTTATGAAGATTGAGTACTAAATCTTGCTATTAATTCCTCTCTAGATAGTTGTATAAGTAAGAGTGTAAATTCTTTTACTGGTAAAGCTGATATTGCTGATACGAGAGTTATCAGTTCGCTATCTAATGAGCCAAAGCGAACTTCAAGCATATTTTCAAGAATTTGTCGTCTTTCTTCAAGCTTAGCAATTTGTTTGATTGAAGGAAAAAACAAAACATCTGTTTCTTATACTTCTCCAGTAACAGGACGAGATGGGCTAACATCCCCGTAATAATTTAATAATTCTTCGAGATAATCTTTCGCAAATTGGTCATGAATTAAAGCGAGTCAAATTTTAAAAATGTCAAGCTCAAAGTGTAACACGTGGCTTTCCCCAAACTGGGTACACTAAAGCAATGTGAGCGTTGAAGCAACAGTTGTGCTAGTGAATAAACTGATAAAAGCAAATTAATAAGAAAACAGAGGAGTTTTGATGCCTAATAAAAAGCATTTAGGGAGAAATTGATGAAAACATTCTTCATGCTTCGAGGTCGCCGCAAGTTTATTATAGCAGGACTGACCGGATTCCTGACTACGTTTTTGATTCATCCAGTTGCTTCAGTGCTCGCTGTGGATAAGCAAATTGATCGAAGAACATATTCTGATACAATAGAGAACCAGTACTACCTAGTTTTTTGTGCCAGAGGTGGTTCACCAACAGGTCATGCTTTTATCATTTGGGGTGTGGAAGATAACAATAAACTTATTTCTGCACCTAATTCTCTAGATTTAAATCAGGAAAACCTTGCTTTTTGTTCGGAGATCCGAGATGAGAGACTGCGAGATATTGCTCGGGAGGAATCAACTAAAAAGCAGGCAACTAGAGGAGGAGTGTCAATAACAAATCTTAGCGGCAAAGGCAGCCACAGCTATGAAAGAAGTTCGGGTTCTTATAATGAACATAGAATGAGCGAATATTACTCAAAAAACTGTGACAAATTACTTGAAGCTCACAGTCAGATATCGATTGCACAGATTAATGCTAACAAAGAAGTAGCGATCGCTGAGATACAAAGCAACCGTGACAAGTATACAGCACGGCTACAAAGTGAAGATTTTAGATACGGACAAAATACACAACGCAGAATTGAAGAAGGTAAGAACAGAGCTAATGTTACTACTAGTATCGCAGGTACAGCTAGCAATCTCATAAGTAATGTGGTTAGTGCTAACGTTGAAAGAAAAAAACTCGCTCTTGAAAGAAAAAGACTTGATGTTGAGCTTGAAATAGCAAGACTTAACGCCGATCCCAATCTAGCTCTGCTTCAAAATTGGGGATTGAAAAGGACTTCTTGTAATGGTTCGGTGGTATCAATCCTAATTGATGGTAAAGAATACTGTGCCAAGCCTGTCAAGGGGCTGAGTGTAGGAAATTATGCATACATTCGCGCTGAAGATAGACTCGAACCAATATCTGAGTCACCAAATCCGCTTAACGCTAACAATTCAAATCCACAACCTAGCCCAGAACAGGTACCCCAGTCGCCAAATCTTGTCAACACAAATACAAACTCAAATCCGCAACCCACCCCTGAGACGGGTTTATAGATTGCTCTGAAATATAGGTAACTGATTCAATTTTAATCGAGGAGTTCGCAATGAAACTTAAGTTTTTCACTCAATTTTTGCTGATGTCTTTTGTTCTATCAAACTCGTTTGTCTTGAAAACAGAAGCGCAAACCCTTCCTAGAGTTGGTTCGGGAAGTGGAAACAATCTAACTCCTAAGGTTACACCAGGAATATGCAGAGCGATCGCTACAAGGAGGATATCAACTCGGCTACACCAATGATGTCGTACAAGGAATGAGTGGTGGTCCTCTTTTGAATCGCAATGGCGAACTGATTGGCATTAATGGCAAATCGAAATATCCTCTGGGTGGTATTGAGGCATTCATCTTTACCAATGGCATGATGCCATCCGAGCAGCAATTCCTACAAATGGAAGCCCTGAGTTGGGCAATCCCTATTACCAATTTTCAGCAAAGGTTTGGACGTATGTAGGGGCGCAAGGCATTGCGCCCCTACAAGAAATTACAAACGCAAGATTTAAAAGGAGTATGTGATGAGTTTAAATTCTTATAGATTTAACAACCTTCCCAAATTTTTGGCAGGTACGGGAGTAGTTGCAGCAATTGCGATCGGCCAACCTAGTGTTGTCTTTGCCAAAAGTGCTCCAGAAATTAACCAAATTGCTGAACGGACAGCAGTGCAAATTAACAACAACCAAGGTTCTACAGGTGGAACGGGAGTTATTATTGCCAAACAAGGTAATACTTACACTGTTTTAACTGCTAATCATGTAGTCTGCGATGCAATTCCAGATCGGAATCCCGTTATTTGCCGAGATGATGTGACTTACACTATTCGCACGAGTACGGGAAAAGAATATCCTTTAAAGCGGGCGCAACGTTTACAGAAAAATAACAGTGACGCAGATTTAGCAGTCATTACTTTTGAGAGCGATCGCGCTTACCCAGTTGCTACCATTGGTGATTCCGAGCAAGCAGTGACAGGTTCACAAATTTACGTTTTTGGCTATCCCGCCTCTGATGGACGTTCGGGTGCTCAAAGAGAATCGGAGTTTTCACCAGGTTTTGTGACAAGTCGTCCCGATAGTCGTCCCCAGGGCTACTCCTTGCGCTATAATGCTGTAACGCAAAGGGGCATGAGTGGTGGTCCTGTATTTGATAGCGAGGGGAGAGTTGTTGGTATTCACGGTCAGGGCGGTAAGGATGGTGAGCTTGAAAGTCGCGATGGAACTACGGTATCGATAAAATCAGGATGGAATGCAGCTATTCCGATTAATATGTTTATGGCTCAGAAGTCTCAAGTGGGACTGAGTGGCTCAAGTTTGACGGTAGATAATCGTCCTACAGAGGAGAAGCCAGCACAAATCAAAAATCCTAGCAATGCTAGAGACTACTACGCACTGGGGTCTGTTCGTGACGAGCAGGGAGACTCTAGGGGAGCACTTGAAGCTTACACCCAAGCAGTACGACGCAATCCTGAGAAGAGCGAAGCTTTTTTAGCTTACTTTAACCAAGGCAATATCCGCTTTCAACAGGGAGACTATCAGGGAGCGCTAGAAGATTACACTGCAGCGATTCAGAAAAAACCTGATGCAGCGATCGCCTACAACAATCGGGCTGTTGCTCGCATTAAGCAAGGAAATTACCAAGGAGCGGTGGAAGATTGGACTCAAGCCTCACAACGTGGTGCTGGCGATGCCAGTCTATACTATAATCGGGGTGTTGCTTACTCTAGAATTGGCAATCAACAGGCTGCGATCACGGATTACAATAAGGCGTTGCAAATCGACCGTAAATATGCTCTTGCTTACAACTCTAGAGGAAATATTCTTGCTGACACGGGAGATAAAGTCAAAGCTCTTGAGGATTACAATCAAGCTATTAAAGTCAATCCTGGTTTTGCCGATGCTTATAATAACAGAGCTATTCTTCGCGCTGCTTCTGGAGATAGAACTGGAGCGATTGAGGACTTGCAAAAAGCTGCACAACTGTTAATGGAGCAGGGGAAAACGGCTCAGTACCAGCAAGTCATGGAAAACCTCAAACGGCTTCAACGTTAAGCTACAATGAAACGAAACAACGATTGGTTAACAAATATCCGTTTTTCATCTATATTCTCCAAGAATTTATGAAGATTGAGTACCAAATCTTGCTATTAATTCTTCTCTAGAGAGTTGCATAAGTAAGGGGGTAAATTCCTTTGCTGGTAAAGCTGATATTGCTGATACGAGAGTTATCAGTTCGCTATCTAGTGAGCCAAAGCGAACTTCAAGCATATTTTCAAGAATTTGTCGTCTTTCTTCAAGCTTAGCAAGCTCTCGATCTTGTTGATAAAGTGGTTCTAACCGCATAATTAACTCCCTATCATCTGCTTCCAAAGGTTGACTAACTCTTAAATTCTTCTGCAAATTGTAAACTAATTCTAGCGTAGCTTGACGGAACGGATGCTCTGCTGATAGTGATTGTAATTCTAATATTGCTTTTTCTTGTATGCTTCCTCGTCCAAGAATCCTTAGCCATAAAGTTTCTGAGGTATCAGGAAGTTGATGAATCGCAACAATTGCTGTTCGTAAAGCATTGACGGTAAAATGTACCCCAGGTAACCAACCTTTTTTTTGAGTAGCACCAAAGCTAGATAATATTTTTGAAGACGCAGTTGGAGTGAGTACCCACAATTTTGGTAGATCTGACTCCTGACGAGAAGTGTTATCTCGTTTAGCCTCTCGTCGTAGTTCAGCCTTTATCTGCCACAATTTAAAAATGCAATCTCCGATTTCATCTTCAGATGCTGCGTTCCGAAAAGGTTCAAAGATAGCGGGGTATTCTGCAAATCTTCCAAGTAATCCCAAAACTTTTAGATTAGGATTTTGTTTGATTGAAGGAAAAAACAAAACATCTATTTCTTGTACTTCTCCAGTAACAGGACGAGATGGGCTAACATGCCCGTAAGAATTTAATAATTCTTCAAGATAATCTTTCGCAAATTGGTCATGGCTAAGCCTAAGAGGTAGGACTAAAGGCGGTTATACTGAAACTTAGCTCTTTTAGGGTAAGTTCTAATCTCAAAACCTTTTGTAGAACTTCCTAATAGAGCGGGGGAAAATGGCTCAGTACGAGTAAGTCATGGAAAACCTCAAACGACTTCAACGTTAAGCTACAATGAAACGACAAGCCGAATGCTACGAAGAATGTGAATAGCTGTAAGATGGATATTCAATCGCATTTACGTGACCGACAAATTATTCACTCCGATCTTGAGATTATGAGTGGAACTCCAGTCTTTGTTGGAACGCGAGTTCCATTACAAACTTTTTTTGATTATCTTGAAGGTGAAGCAGGCTTAGCCGAATTTTTAGAAGATTTCCCACATTTGCAGACTCAGGTATTGATAGTATTGGAAGCGATCGCAATCATCAATGCTGGATCGGGAGCGAACTGCACGTGCTCATTCTATGCCAAGGACAATCTGTTGAGCAAGAAACTTTCAATTGAGTGCAATACATTAAAGAGTTAAGGAACCGCAGATGAACGCGGATGTACGCAGATGAACTTGTACTTCATCCGGATGAGAATCTTTATATAATACATGATTTATCCGCCGCAAGAAGGAACGACGAAGCAACCGCAAAGATGTGAGATTGCTTGTTCCTTGTGGCGGATATTTTACGTATTATGATATTCTGAAATGTAAGAAAATCTTCCTAGATATAAAAATGAATATTCTCATAATCCAAGAAAATAATATCAATAAAAGAGAATATATATTTACAGAACATTCAGTATTGCAAGTTATTTTAGATAAAAATCTTGCAAGAGAATCCGTATTTTGCCAAAATAATACAGTTTATGTGTTTGATGAATTCAGCGGTAATCTTCCTATAGAAACTTATGAAGCTTTTAAAAAATTTTTACAGGGTTCCACCATCACATTGAGCTTGGCGAAAGAAACAGACTAGAGTAACAGTTTACGACTCTAAAACAACAAATAAATTAATTGATTAACTACAAAAAAAAGAGAAACACGGGGGCATAACCGTTAACCCCCCGTGTTTCTCCTGCTTGCTTAGTCCAGCAGGGACATTAAGATTTCAGCTTGGCACTTTTCCTGAGTGCCTGTGAATATCGCTCCTTCTATTTCCCCTTCCACAATTTCAGGGATTTCATCTTCTGTTAAAACGATAGAATACACGTTTTCTACGGCTTCAGAATCAAAGGGTTGCATACATACTCCAGAGTATTTCTCGTAAAGCGGCTTGCTGGGAAAGCAAATTCCGCCAGGAACGGAGAAATATCTAGAGGGGTAATGCTTAGCCGTAAAACGGTTTTTAGGGAAGTAACTGTTTGGTATAGATGT
This genomic interval from Scytonema hofmannii PCC 7110 contains the following:
- a CDS encoding VOC family protein, producing MMQGKTLRVARPTDNLELVLKFYTDGLGLEILYSFKNHDEFDGVMLGIPGAAYHFEFTHHHGHSVGRAPTEDNLIVFYFQDRQEWQQAIERMKINGYEPVKSYNPYWDRNGATFEDPDGYRVVLQNDSWDL
- a CDS encoding HPF/RaiA family ribosome-associated protein, which produces MKVAPEITYRNVDKTNALDNLVNEKVGKLEQVCSYISSCHIAIEKIHDRPRSGSPFRVRIDMTVPPGHELVAESNPTDDNQYAPVEAVIRDAFKAAVTQLKKLNERQQESDKSQTHTDAEETTALVTKLFREDGYGFIRALDGQEIYFHRNSVLNDDFDRIEIGTGVRFSMVMGEEGPQASTMQIVDKPGANAGKSDQALIEPPLGY
- a CDS encoding phosphoribosyltransferase, coding for MRFKDRTQAGQFLAKELAAYANRPDTLVLGIPRGGVPVAFEIAKTLNTPLDIFVVRKLGVPDQRELAMGAIASGGVRVLNEDIVRSLHISEVEIDQVTEKEQQELERREHLYRGDRPFPQLHEQTVILVDDGLATGATMRASVVALQKYKPAKTVIAVPVSALETRDEFAAKVDEIICGLTPSPFYSVGLWYEDFPQTTDEEVRNLLDRAANRELLMANG
- a CDS encoding flavin monoamine oxidase family protein, with protein sequence MVLQTIVVGAGLAGLSAAYELVRAGQEVQVFEARERLGGRVHTVQLNAGQYGDLGAEFVDDNHTALINYATEFEIKLDPACQFPDDLYWYVDGMLRNRESFSAEKQTALENLFEKLQLLIEKQHDPQQTLDEWLETNQQPPFAKWIARLSARSLFATDPELIGVGFFAYFNTLGGSGSNMRLRGGSSRLVDALAKVLGERVHTRTPVRRIQQTENNLVSVSIETANGLVEAKASTVIVAIPWSVLRHIPIVAPFTDSQQDAIFHLPYGSLVKTLLQYPYRFWSKPNFGITLLDAEYQVVWEPSFAQMGTERILSCFSGGSRSVELSENAVDRAIATVRTVYPEAPEIVTSRSYDWSADEWSKGAYCYFRPGDLDRFNPHLMQRAGHIFFAGEHTAPVEYRGYMEGAIRSGQRAAQQVLESVR
- the recR gene encoding recombination mediator RecR; the protein is MGDKTTVYARPLARLIEQLQRLPGVGPKTAQRLALHIIKRPEAEVEALAHALIEAKKQVGLCSVCFHLSSEPVCEICRNANRDNTTICVVADSRDVIALEKTREYKGKYHVLGGVISPIDGIGPEQLTIQPLVRRVSQQKPHEVILAISPSVEGETTTLYIGHLIKPFTKVTRIAFGLPVGGDLEYADEVTLARALEGRRELD
- a CDS encoding histidine triad nucleotide-binding protein → MSETTETIFSKIIRREIPANIVYEDELALAFKDISPQAPVHIIIIPKKPIPKLSDAGSEDAVLLGHLLLTAKRVAEEAGLTNGYRVVINTDADGGQTVYHLHLHILGGRQLTWPPG
- a CDS encoding isochorismatase family protein — translated: MPLVLTSSMETEFQGLLLEDLQTIAPEEYAQRVKRPGIVDCWEYEEYKQAVEETGKKKLIMAGLTNDVCIVYPAISAVEDGYEVQVVVDAGGSPTTLADETALRRMSSHGVTLTTTNQVMAELAVSWSHDFGKTIQTIMYQEILSKLI
- a CDS encoding tetratricopeptide repeat-containing serine protease family protein codes for the protein MSLNSYRFNNLPKFLAGTGVVAAIAIGQPSVVFAKSAPEINQIAERTAVQINNNQGSTGGTGVIIAKQGNTYTVLTANHVVCDAIPDRNPVICRDDVTYTIRTSTGKEYPLKRAQRLQKNNSDADLAVITFESDRAYPVATIGDSEQAVTGSQIYVFGYPASDGRSGAQRESEFSPGFVTSRPDSRPQGYSLRYNAVTQRGMSGGPVFDSEGRVVGIHGQGGKDGELESRDGTTVSIKSGWNAAIPINMFMAQKSQVGLSGSSLTVDNRPTEEKPAQIKNPSNARDYYALGSVRDEQGDSRGALEAYTQAVRRNPEKSEAFLAYFNQGNIRFQQGDYQGALEDYTAAIQKKPDAAIAYNNRAVARIKQGNYQGAVEDWTQASQRGAGDASLYYNRGVAYSRIGNQQAAITDYNKALQIDRKYALAYNSRGNILADTGDKVKALEDYNQAIKVNPGFADAYNNRAILRAASGDRTGAIEDLQKAAQLLMEQGKTAQYQQVMENLKRLQR
- a CDS encoding DUF433 domain-containing protein, with protein sequence MDIQSHLRDRQIIHSDLEIMSGTPVFVGTRVPLQTFFDYLEGEAGLAEFLEDFPHLQTQVLIVLEAIAIINAGSGANCTCSFYAKDNLLSKKLSIECNTLKS